A stretch of Carnobacterium iners DNA encodes these proteins:
- a CDS encoding ABC transporter permease, producing MQKKHPWFSNIILFSLSFILVLPLIGTLLNSFFRDFTSIIPKGFTFSFYTQLFTGDNQLLPVLLRTLIIALVPTILLLVLLLLAMYAIQVYFPKLDKYLDVLSKIPYGIQGVILAVSILSLYTSGGGILSNRILLLICAYSIVILPFMYQGIKNALLTIEVLPILEAAEILGANKVYAYFTIVVPSMMKGLFATMLLSTGILFGDFVLVNILAGSYYKTMGIYLNEIRGTSGHAASAVSVIMFLVMLVLSFGVNQLNKEPKLKGKKQIKAVKTKQLIEKERVGNELHRV from the coding sequence ATGCAGAAAAAACACCCTTGGTTTAGCAACATCATTCTTTTTAGCCTTTCCTTTATTTTAGTTTTGCCTTTGATTGGAACACTGTTGAATTCCTTTTTTAGAGATTTTACGAGTATCATTCCTAAAGGCTTTACTTTTTCTTTTTATACGCAATTGTTTACTGGCGACAATCAGCTGTTACCTGTATTGCTACGAACCCTGATCATTGCACTTGTGCCAACCATTCTTTTACTCGTTCTGTTGCTATTAGCGATGTATGCTATACAAGTGTATTTTCCGAAATTAGACAAGTACTTAGACGTTTTGTCAAAAATTCCTTATGGGATCCAAGGTGTCATTTTAGCAGTTAGTATTCTTTCGCTTTATACAAGTGGTGGTGGCATTTTATCTAACCGGATTTTACTGTTGATTTGTGCCTATAGTATTGTTATCTTGCCTTTTATGTATCAAGGCATCAAGAATGCGTTATTGACCATTGAAGTGCTGCCTATTTTGGAAGCTGCTGAAATTTTAGGTGCTAATAAGGTTTATGCGTATTTTACTATTGTAGTGCCAAGCATGATGAAAGGCTTGTTTGCAACGATGTTGTTATCTACTGGGATTCTATTTGGTGATTTTGTCTTAGTTAATATTCTAGCAGGCAGCTATTATAAAACGATGGGTATTTACTTAAATGAAATAAGAGGCACCTCTGGTCATGCAGCCAGTGCCGTATCGGTTATCATGTTTTTAGTGATGCTGGTGTTGTCTTTTGGTGTCAATCAACTGAATAAAGAGCCTAAACTTAAAGGAAAAAAACAAATAAAAGCCGTTAAAACAAAACAGCTAATAGAAAAGGAGCGAGTTGGAAATGAGTTACATCGAGTTTAA
- a CDS encoding ABC transporter permease produces MTTKKRHWRYGVFLLPFMVLIVLFEIFPLVSILITSVSPIGTSGMTFEHFISIFKSDYYRMSIFNSLMIAVWSSVIGLSVAVLGAYAIHHATPKVKRFFINLINMASNFQGIQLAFAFIILLGNAGVLVLIGQQMGIGFLANFDVYSSTGILLTFIYFQIPLATLLLYPSFDAIRQEYKEAAMLLNASTLSFWLRVGIPIILPSLFGTFSVLFSNALAAYATPYALMGNNYALLPIRISAMFTGDIVQQVELGSALSVILLLLMSVMTIISTTVLKKMRKEG; encoded by the coding sequence GTGACCACTAAAAAAAGACATTGGCGCTATGGCGTTTTCTTGTTGCCATTTATGGTATTAATTGTTTTATTTGAAATTTTCCCTTTAGTGAGTATTCTAATCACGAGTGTTTCACCTATTGGGACAAGCGGGATGACATTCGAGCACTTTATTAGCATTTTTAAAAGCGACTATTACCGGATGTCCATTTTTAATAGCCTGATGATTGCGGTCTGGTCTTCTGTGATTGGTTTATCGGTTGCTGTTTTAGGGGCTTATGCTATTCATCACGCAACGCCTAAAGTTAAACGGTTTTTTATCAATTTGATCAATATGGCTTCAAATTTTCAAGGTATTCAGTTAGCCTTTGCGTTTATTATTTTACTAGGTAATGCAGGGGTATTGGTATTGATCGGGCAACAAATGGGGATTGGGTTTCTAGCAAATTTTGATGTCTATTCCAGTACTGGTATTTTGCTGACTTTTATTTATTTCCAAATTCCTTTAGCTACGTTGTTATTGTATCCGTCTTTTGATGCTATTCGTCAAGAATACAAGGAAGCAGCCATGCTGTTAAATGCCTCTACCCTTAGTTTTTGGTTACGTGTTGGTATTCCCATTATTTTACCAAGTCTATTCGGTACTTTTTCAGTCCTTTTTTCAAATGCATTAGCGGCATATGCGACACCTTATGCTTTAATGGGCAACAATTATGCTCTCTTACCGATTCGGATTTCAGCCATGTTCACGGGAGACATTGTGCAACAAGTTGAGTTAGGCAGTGCCTTATCGGTGATTTTGTTGTTGCTAATGAGCGTGATGACCATTATTAGTACAACCGTATTGAAAAAAATGAGAAAGGAAGGATGA
- a CDS encoding alkaline phosphatase family protein: MNKVILVVLDGLNAKTAHTYMGFLEHLIENNQCAAYRMNAELPAQSRPLYEVIQTGVPSYLNGIVSNGTVRRSKETSVFQLAKAAGLKTGAASYHWVSELYNKAPFNPMTDRIQLDTDQAIENGLFYYEDHYPDSHLIADGAYLINEKQTDYILIHSMNIDDIGHKFGSQSKEYVQAAVRMDALLANYLMDWLKKGYQVVVTADHGMNEYCTHNGVTEEERQVPLYIFSDKVTVGDCRETLVPQLQLAPLLCYLLAIEKSAAMQDLTFI, encoded by the coding sequence ATGAATAAAGTAATCTTAGTTGTTTTGGATGGTTTAAACGCTAAAACAGCGCACACCTATATGGGTTTTTTGGAACATTTAATCGAAAACAACCAGTGTGCAGCTTATCGTATGAACGCCGAACTACCGGCACAATCTCGACCGCTCTATGAAGTTATCCAGACAGGCGTGCCTAGTTACTTGAACGGCATTGTTTCTAATGGAACCGTTCGACGCTCGAAAGAAACCAGTGTGTTTCAACTAGCTAAGGCTGCCGGTTTAAAAACCGGGGCAGCTAGTTACCATTGGGTGAGCGAGTTGTACAATAAAGCGCCTTTTAACCCAATGACGGATCGCATCCAATTGGATACGGATCAAGCGATTGAAAATGGTCTCTTTTATTATGAAGATCACTATCCGGATAGTCACTTGATAGCGGATGGGGCTTATTTAATCAATGAGAAACAAACCGATTATATTTTGATTCACTCAATGAATATTGATGACATCGGCCATAAGTTTGGCTCACAAAGTAAAGAGTACGTTCAAGCAGCAGTCAGAATGGATGCACTCTTAGCTAATTATCTGATGGATTGGTTAAAGAAAGGCTACCAAGTTGTGGTAACGGCCGATCATGGCATGAATGAGTATTGTACACATAACGGTGTAACAGAGGAAGAGCGACAAGTTCCGTTGTATATTTTTTCAGATAAAGTAACGGTTGGCGATTGCCGCGAAACACTTGTGCCACAACTGCAACTAGCACCTTTATTGTGTTATTTGTTGGCGATTGAAAAAAGTGCGGCGATGCAAGACTTGACGTTTATCTAA
- a CDS encoding PHP domain-containing protein codes for MRSGGDAIMTRYDQHMHTFFSSDSSEKFENYLKQTPGLVVTTEHLDFNDHYMGGEDTILDYEKYSVTIDQLNEKHGNRIRKGIEIGYTKESYDQIQDYLKGKEFDVQLLSVHQNGEYDFLQPIVKEKNVEDVMNEYFPLLLEAATNFPTANVLTHFDYGIRLFDVSVEELQGHESILKQVLQKVIDKQMAFELNTRSMYQYGNVALYEQMIEWYVALGGKLFSLGSDAHSIDYYAYHFDDAIALLEKNSVSSVTIFEKQQSTQLPLSEMKKNVK; via the coding sequence ATGAGAAGTGGAGGAGATGCAATAATGACTCGTTATGATCAACACATGCACACGTTTTTTTCATCTGATTCATCTGAAAAATTTGAAAATTATTTAAAGCAAACACCTGGATTAGTGGTAACGACCGAGCACTTAGACTTTAATGATCATTATATGGGTGGGGAAGATACCATCTTAGATTATGAAAAGTACAGCGTAACAATCGACCAACTAAATGAAAAACACGGTAATCGTATCCGTAAAGGCATTGAGATTGGCTACACGAAGGAGTCTTATGATCAAATTCAAGACTATCTAAAAGGCAAGGAGTTTGATGTGCAATTATTGAGTGTCCATCAAAATGGCGAGTACGATTTCTTACAACCGATTGTTAAAGAAAAAAATGTAGAAGATGTGATGAACGAATACTTTCCTCTATTACTAGAAGCAGCAACAAATTTTCCAACCGCCAATGTCTTGACTCACTTTGATTATGGCATTCGCTTATTTGATGTTTCTGTAGAGGAATTACAGGGCCATGAATCCATATTGAAACAAGTTTTGCAAAAAGTAATCGATAAACAAATGGCATTCGAGTTGAATACGCGAAGCATGTACCAATACGGCAATGTAGCACTCTATGAGCAAATGATTGAATGGTATGTGGCATTAGGTGGGAAACTGTTCTCGCTAGGCTCAGATGCCCATTCGATTGATTATTACGCCTATCATTTTGATGATGCGATTGCCTTGTTAGAAAAAAATAGCGTTTCATCGGTTACGATTTTTGAAAAGCAACAATCAACACAATTGCCCTTGAGCGAGATGAAAAAAAACGTTAAATAG
- a CDS encoding ABC transporter substrate-binding protein has product MNHLKKGLVSTLLAGVLLAGCGAKGEAVQPTQVDLNALTTQEIETKAKEEGKIQSVGMPDTWANWGETWAEIEKKHGLTQADTDMSSAEEIALFEAEKENATKDIGDVGQSFGPIAEDKGVTLPYKTSYWDEIPAWAKDDDGDWIVGYTGTISFITNTNAVKEAPTSFADILKGDYKVSIGDVNAATQAQNGVLAAAIANGGDETNLEPGIAFFAELASQGRLDMGDTDLARLEAGEIEVGIYWDFNALNYADSIEASNPDAAFLVTIPQDGTVQSGYATIINAYAPHPHAAALAREYILSDEGQINLAKGYARPIRESVKLPADVQEKLIVTDQYGAAQSIKDTTAWDKAAATLGQTWQEDVLTKVK; this is encoded by the coding sequence ATGAATCATTTAAAAAAAGGATTAGTATCAACTTTATTAGCTGGAGTCTTGCTAGCCGGTTGTGGCGCAAAAGGCGAAGCAGTCCAACCAACACAGGTTGACTTAAATGCGTTGACGACACAAGAAATTGAAACGAAAGCCAAAGAAGAAGGCAAAATCCAATCGGTCGGCATGCCAGACACCTGGGCGAACTGGGGTGAAACATGGGCTGAAATTGAAAAGAAGCATGGACTTACTCAAGCCGATACCGATATGAGTTCGGCTGAAGAAATAGCGTTATTCGAAGCTGAAAAAGAAAATGCTACCAAAGATATTGGTGATGTAGGTCAATCGTTTGGACCGATTGCAGAAGATAAAGGCGTCACTCTTCCTTACAAGACGTCTTATTGGGATGAGATTCCGGCTTGGGCAAAAGACGATGATGGCGATTGGATTGTGGGGTATACGGGGACAATTTCTTTTATCACCAATACGAATGCGGTAAAAGAAGCACCAACGTCATTTGCTGATATTTTAAAAGGCGACTACAAAGTGAGCATAGGAGATGTTAATGCTGCGACTCAAGCACAAAATGGCGTTTTGGCAGCAGCGATTGCGAATGGTGGCGATGAAACCAATCTTGAACCAGGGATAGCTTTTTTTGCAGAACTTGCTAGTCAAGGAAGATTGGATATGGGCGACACCGATTTAGCTCGTTTAGAGGCTGGAGAAATTGAAGTCGGAATTTATTGGGACTTTAATGCCTTAAACTATGCTGACTCGATTGAAGCTAGTAACCCGGATGCAGCTTTTTTGGTTACCATTCCACAAGATGGCACCGTTCAAAGCGGGTATGCAACAATTATTAATGCTTATGCACCACATCCTCATGCTGCAGCGCTAGCAAGGGAATACATTTTATCGGATGAAGGCCAAATCAATTTGGCAAAAGGCTATGCTCGTCCTATTCGTGAATCCGTTAAATTACCAGCCGATGTACAAGAAAAATTGATTGTTACTGATCAATACGGTGCAGCTCAATCCATTAAAGACACCACTGCTTGGGATAAAGCAGCAGCTACATTAGGACAAACGTGGCAAGAAGACGTCTTAACAAAGGTCAAGTAA
- a CDS encoding ABC transporter ATP-binding protein, whose amino-acid sequence MSYIEFKNIQKSYDGETMILKDLSLSVEEGHLVTLLGPSGCGKSTLLRSLAGFERLDSGTITINGKDVTNLPPGKREIGMVFQQYSLFPNMTVEENIAFGLKMQKQDKTIIKEKVAQMIAIVNLSGKEKKYPKELSGGQKQRVALARAIVNEPKVLLLDEPLSAIDAQLRKSLQKQIQRIQKELNITTIFVTHDQDEAMILSDVVHVMNDGKVEQSGKPTDVYTHPKTHFVASFMGNYNILKPEQFQQFSRQRIGASIAIRPEVIDSSRLPFEPDEERYTLQGKIVDQSTSGNILSYYVDCAGIKLRVDELYRSFNLFKIGEDVHLSFEKRNCLEV is encoded by the coding sequence ATGAGTTACATCGAGTTTAAAAACATTCAAAAATCGTATGATGGAGAAACGATGATTTTAAAAGACTTATCTCTGTCTGTTGAAGAAGGACACCTCGTTACCTTGCTTGGTCCATCTGGTTGTGGCAAGTCGACGCTGCTACGTTCATTAGCTGGTTTTGAAAGACTGGATAGTGGCACCATTACAATCAATGGCAAAGATGTCACCAATTTGCCACCGGGTAAGCGTGAGATTGGGATGGTTTTTCAACAATACTCTTTATTTCCTAATATGACAGTTGAAGAAAATATTGCGTTTGGTTTGAAAATGCAAAAGCAAGATAAAACAATCATCAAAGAAAAAGTTGCTCAAATGATTGCTATTGTTAATTTAAGCGGCAAAGAAAAAAAGTACCCTAAAGAATTATCGGGTGGGCAAAAACAGCGAGTAGCCTTAGCTCGTGCGATTGTTAATGAGCCTAAAGTATTGTTATTAGATGAACCGCTATCGGCTATTGATGCTCAATTGCGTAAAAGTTTGCAAAAGCAAATTCAGCGGATTCAAAAAGAACTAAACATCACGACCATTTTTGTGACCCACGACCAAGATGAAGCGATGATTTTATCAGATGTAGTCCACGTAATGAATGATGGCAAAGTTGAACAGTCAGGTAAACCCACTGACGTTTACACGCACCCAAAAACCCATTTCGTCGCTTCTTTTATGGGCAACTACAATATTTTAAAGCCCGAACAGTTTCAACAATTTTCAAGGCAACGCATCGGTGCTAGCATTGCGATACGCCCTGAAGTCATTGATTCATCACGCTTACCATTTGAACCGGATGAAGAACGCTACACTCTCCAAGGGAAAATAGTTGATCAGTCAACTAGTGGCAATATTTTAAGTTATTACGTTGATTGTGCGGGTATAAAATTGCGAGTAGATGAATTGTATCGTTCGTTTAACTTATTTAAAATTGGCGAGGACGTTCATCTGAGTTTTGAAAAACGCAATTGCCTTGAGGTTTGA
- a CDS encoding NAD(P)-dependent malic enzyme, with amino-acid sequence MDNKKEALDKHYEWNGKIEVISRVPINTREDLALAYTPGVAEACLAIEKEPDKAYDLTRKNNLVAVITNGTAVLGLGGIGPAAAMPVMEGKCILFKEFADVDAFPILIKAKDCDTIVQTIEQISGSFGGINLEDIAAPECFEVERRLKASLDIPVFHDDQHGTAIVVVAGLINALKLLNKTFETSKVVVNGAGSAGIAVAKHLLNFGVKNLILTDKSGILTSNTPNLNTEQQHMTTVTNLTNQHGDLTAALTDADIFVGVSAANILTSEMIQMMNPDPVVFAMANPVPEIMPDLAIEAGVGVIGTGRSDFPNQVNNVLAFPGVFKGALNVRASDINEAMKVAASNAIAALVSTDELKADYVIPDALDPRVCPAVTEAVKAAAIKSGVNRI; translated from the coding sequence ATGGACAATAAAAAAGAAGCACTAGACAAACACTACGAATGGAACGGGAAAATTGAAGTGATCAGTCGCGTTCCGATCAACACTCGTGAAGATTTAGCTTTGGCTTATACTCCTGGAGTGGCTGAAGCTTGCTTAGCTATTGAAAAAGAACCTGATAAAGCTTACGATTTGACGCGTAAAAATAATCTAGTAGCCGTTATTACCAACGGAACGGCAGTCCTTGGTTTAGGAGGCATCGGTCCAGCAGCTGCGATGCCAGTGATGGAAGGCAAGTGCATTTTGTTTAAAGAATTCGCCGATGTGGATGCTTTTCCAATTTTGATTAAAGCCAAGGATTGCGATACGATTGTTCAGACTATTGAACAGATCAGTGGCAGTTTTGGCGGCATCAATCTAGAAGACATTGCTGCGCCAGAATGTTTTGAAGTTGAACGCCGATTGAAAGCTTCACTAGATATTCCTGTTTTTCACGATGATCAACATGGGACAGCCATTGTTGTGGTAGCAGGATTGATTAACGCTTTAAAACTGCTAAACAAAACTTTTGAAACGAGCAAAGTCGTTGTTAATGGTGCCGGTTCTGCTGGTATTGCTGTCGCAAAACACTTGTTAAACTTCGGAGTGAAAAATTTAATCTTGACCGACAAAAGTGGCATCTTAACTAGCAATACACCTAATTTGAATACTGAACAACAACACATGACGACGGTAACCAACTTAACCAATCAACACGGTGACCTGACTGCAGCTTTAACGGATGCTGATATTTTTGTTGGCGTTTCTGCAGCTAACATCCTAACAAGTGAAATGATTCAGATGATGAATCCCGATCCAGTTGTCTTTGCGATGGCTAATCCTGTACCAGAGATTATGCCAGATTTAGCTATAGAAGCTGGTGTAGGTGTTATTGGAACTGGGCGCAGTGATTTCCCTAATCAAGTTAATAACGTCTTGGCATTTCCTGGTGTATTCAAAGGAGCATTGAATGTCCGAGCTTCTGATATCAATGAAGCCATGAAAGTCGCTGCTTCTAATGCGATTGCTGCTCTTGTCTCTACGGATGAATTGAAGGCTGACTACGTGATTCCTGATGCCTTAGACCCAAGAGTCTGTCCAGCTGTTACTGAAGCTGTAAAAGCAGCGGCAATAAAGTCTGGGGTCAATCGAATCTAG